A genomic window from Streptomyces broussonetiae includes:
- a CDS encoding coiled-coil domain-containing protein, protein MTATPGTPATRTYPPSTARVRGGSSALRDTLTLMSLPLLAALALPAAFAGGGTRRWFGGRAESQRAEAQAAKDAAATAFYELDTAQRELSISVETITAVDDSPAARRVASDFAALGLRIDEVSQRYIQAVDAHDLDRDDLEASAASRARSELTAAKDELLRTRQELDRFGSSLAPLLGKAETQLARVAPAVERARQALLAASNALDAAREKGLRADDLAGRLAALSPELTKLNQGAGQHGVQQTLERAERVQREAGAIRAEAERLPALAAETDHRLVSLRTRAQALTTRAGQVDPVLSELRRRFAAACWQDLQQVPEQAAQNVRQAELKLREAQSAREAQRWPDATSLLSTVRALLNTTDEAVSAAGERLTRLNAVQKDPQAEIERTRFAIRDAQRLAMSGRTAPDPRHAAPLDEAVGRLERAVATLQGRHPDYWHFLTETDAVRRAAAGVVARIREERGGGR, encoded by the coding sequence GTGACGGCGACACCGGGCACGCCAGCGACGCGGACGTACCCGCCGTCGACCGCACGGGTCCGGGGCGGGTCCTCGGCTCTGCGCGACACCCTCACCCTGATGAGCCTGCCGCTGCTGGCCGCGCTCGCCCTGCCCGCCGCGTTCGCCGGCGGCGGCACCCGGCGCTGGTTCGGCGGGCGGGCGGAGAGCCAGCGCGCCGAGGCGCAGGCCGCGAAGGACGCCGCGGCCACCGCTTTCTACGAACTCGACACCGCCCAGCGGGAGTTGAGCATCTCCGTCGAGACCATCACGGCCGTGGACGACTCCCCCGCAGCCCGACGCGTCGCGAGCGACTTCGCCGCGCTCGGCCTGCGGATCGACGAGGTCAGCCAGCGCTACATCCAGGCCGTCGACGCCCATGATCTCGACCGGGACGACCTGGAGGCCTCGGCCGCGTCCCGTGCCCGCTCGGAGCTGACCGCCGCCAAGGACGAACTGCTGCGCACCAGGCAGGAGCTGGACCGGTTCGGCAGCTCGCTCGCACCGCTGCTGGGCAAGGCGGAGACCCAGCTGGCCCGGGTGGCGCCCGCCGTGGAGCGGGCCCGGCAGGCCCTGCTGGCCGCGAGCAACGCCCTGGACGCCGCGCGCGAGAAGGGCCTGCGGGCCGACGACCTCGCGGGCCGGCTCGCCGCCCTCTCGCCCGAGCTGACGAAGCTGAACCAGGGCGCCGGGCAGCACGGTGTGCAGCAGACGCTGGAGCGGGCCGAGCGGGTGCAGCGGGAGGCCGGGGCGATCCGGGCCGAGGCCGAGCGGCTGCCGGCGCTGGCGGCCGAGACCGACCACCGGCTGGTCTCGCTGCGGACCAGGGCGCAGGCGCTGACCACACGGGCCGGGCAGGTGGACCCGGTGCTGAGCGAGCTGCGGCGGCGGTTCGCGGCGGCCTGCTGGCAGGACCTCCAGCAGGTGCCCGAGCAGGCGGCGCAGAACGTTCGGCAGGCCGAGCTGAAGCTCCGCGAGGCGCAGTCCGCGCGGGAGGCCCAGCGCTGGCCGGACGCCACGTCGCTGCTGTCCACCGTACGGGCGCTGCTGAACACCACGGACGAGGCCGTGTCGGCCGCCGGAGAGCGGCTGACCAGGCTGAACGCCGTGCAGAAGGATCCGCAGGCGGAGATCGAGCGGACCCGGTTCGCGATCCGGGACGCCCAGCGGCTGGCCATGAGCGGACGTACGGCCCCCGACCCCCGGCATGCCGCTCCGCTGGACGAGGCGGTGGGACGGCTGGAGCGGGCTGTCGCCACGCTGCAGGGGCGGCACCCCGACTACTGGCATTTCCTGACGGAGACGGATGCCGTGCGCCGGGCTGCGGCGGGGGTGGTTGCGCGGATTCGCGAGGAGCGCGGGGGCGGGCGCTGA
- a CDS encoding DUF4383 domain-containing protein — protein sequence MATHAVHTKPRRRIQFDQHLPVDHRLNTVYRVGAGLIGAFLVAFGILGLIDHIGFFNTGGATVAGLNTNGTLSVLSIVVGAILLAGMAVGGNVASTLNMVFGVLFLLAGFLFLGLLDTTSNFLAFKIQNVFFSFIVGLLLMTFGMYGRVGSTLPHDNPYWRARHPAGDEPEGRAPDQVR from the coding sequence ATGGCCACACACGCAGTGCACACGAAACCGCGGCGGCGGATCCAGTTCGATCAGCATCTGCCCGTCGACCACCGGCTGAACACGGTCTACCGGGTCGGCGCGGGCCTGATCGGCGCGTTCCTCGTCGCCTTCGGCATCCTGGGCCTGATCGACCACATCGGCTTCTTCAACACCGGCGGTGCGACGGTCGCCGGACTGAACACCAACGGCACGCTGAGCGTGCTGTCGATCGTCGTCGGGGCGATCCTGCTCGCCGGCATGGCGGTGGGCGGGAACGTCGCCTCCACGCTGAACATGGTGTTCGGAGTGCTGTTCCTGCTGGCCGGCTTCCTGTTCCTGGGGCTGCTGGACACGACGTCCAACTTCCTGGCGTTCAAGATCCAGAACGTGTTCTTCAGCTTCATCGTGGGCCTGCTGCTGATGACCTTCGGCATGTACGGCAGGGTCGGCTCGACCCTGCCGCACGACAACCCCTACTGGCGGGCCCGCCATCCCGCGGGGGACGAGCCCGAGGGCCGTGCACCCGATCAGGTGCGGTAG
- a CDS encoding amidase domain-containing protein, which yields MVAGVALVPNWSAGAAVTNDPTVDAATKATFQKLADAVFTDRTQALVDGVGSAGTRHTSGFRGSVRMSGGQNSEQTTALSQLRTRKSLLAKLGEKYSAGSTQVTLDATEVHGRSAKVAVTETTTLTYKKPAAKGPRTTGFQAHHELTFKADRGGDWQLTGIKDTDDGYLAVNQVAKPSVAKAKTTAADDGPPDAPRASTSWPAAANPKNLTGGAYDYKAMVAYAQKYWSHYNPDYPDYNGEADGGDCTNFVSQSLKAGGWKHVPGYTNDFHKWFGTADIQSDSFVGVNEFSWFALSSKRVTPLADVYQADLGDVIQMDFNRDGSKDHSMLVTYRDRYGVPYVTYHSTNTYNRSVASLVASYPNAYFYAYRT from the coding sequence GTGGTCGCCGGGGTGGCCCTGGTGCCCAACTGGAGCGCGGGCGCCGCCGTCACCAACGACCCGACGGTGGACGCGGCCACCAAGGCGACCTTCCAGAAGCTGGCCGACGCGGTCTTCACCGACCGCACCCAGGCCCTCGTGGACGGCGTCGGCAGCGCGGGCACGCGGCACACGTCCGGCTTTCGGGGGTCCGTGCGGATGTCCGGCGGGCAGAACAGCGAACAGACCACCGCCCTGAGCCAGTTGCGCACCCGCAAGAGCCTGCTCGCCAAGCTCGGCGAGAAGTACAGCGCGGGCAGCACGCAGGTCACGCTCGACGCGACCGAGGTGCACGGCCGAAGCGCCAAGGTCGCCGTCACCGAGACCACGACACTGACCTACAAGAAGCCGGCGGCCAAGGGACCCAGGACCACCGGCTTCCAGGCGCACCACGAGCTGACCTTCAAGGCCGACCGCGGCGGCGACTGGCAGCTGACCGGCATCAAGGACACCGACGACGGCTATCTCGCCGTTAACCAGGTCGCCAAGCCGTCGGTCGCCAAGGCGAAGACCACCGCCGCCGACGACGGCCCGCCGGACGCGCCCCGCGCGTCCACCAGCTGGCCCGCAGCGGCCAACCCCAAGAACCTCACCGGTGGCGCCTACGACTACAAGGCCATGGTGGCGTACGCGCAGAAGTACTGGAGCCACTACAACCCGGACTACCCGGACTACAACGGCGAGGCCGACGGCGGTGACTGCACCAACTTCGTCAGCCAGTCCCTGAAGGCGGGCGGCTGGAAGCACGTCCCGGGCTACACGAACGACTTCCACAAGTGGTTCGGCACCGCCGACATCCAGTCCGACTCGTTCGTCGGCGTCAACGAGTTCTCCTGGTTCGCCCTGTCCTCCAAGCGCGTCACGCCGCTCGCCGACGTCTACCAGGCGGACCTCGGCGACGTGATCCAGATGGACTTCAACCGGGACGGGTCCAAGGACCACTCGATGCTCGTCACCTACCGCGACCGCTACGGCGTGCCGTACGTGACGTACCACTCCACCAACACCTACAACCGGTCCGTGGCGAGCCTCGTCGCGTCGTACCCGAACGCGTACTTCTACGCCTACCGCACCTGA
- a CDS encoding polysaccharide deacetylase family protein, which translates to MSRKKPPTGRRRATTGRRVPAATRPQVLTLAAFLVVASLVAGYLALNRQDDTAPTAASGKNTQAAAPKPSPTPKWDGKTHILGDGSTSYTGPQQGTLKPVPLKPGEKPPQFVVFSWDGALEGDDRLFSHYREMAKEYNAHMTFFLTGIYLLPKSKKDLYHGPMHNPGDAAIDYPTDDHIRTTLEQLRLAYEQGNDIGTHFNGHFCGAKGGGDWSVAQWKSEIDQFYSFVENWRTNTGYKDIPALPFDFKQEVTGGRAPCLEGQPNLLKAIKSYGWRYDASSPGDFQIWPTKKNGVWDFPLEMLPYAGKDFQGLSMDFNFLYNQSGGKTDGDPAKYDQWEQQTVQSYMDGFNRVYYGSRAPLFIGNHFEHWNGSIYMKAIDKVIPQICTKKGVRCVSFKELADWLDVQKPSTVAALRSLDPAQSPDWSTVVK; encoded by the coding sequence ATGTCCCGCAAGAAGCCACCGACGGGCCGCCGCCGAGCCACCACCGGCCGCCGCGTCCCCGCCGCCACCCGCCCGCAGGTCCTGACGCTGGCCGCCTTTCTCGTCGTGGCCTCGCTGGTGGCCGGTTACCTGGCCCTGAACCGCCAGGACGACACCGCGCCGACCGCCGCCTCCGGCAAGAACACCCAGGCAGCCGCCCCCAAGCCAAGCCCCACCCCCAAGTGGGACGGCAAGACCCACATCCTCGGTGACGGCTCCACCTCCTACACCGGCCCGCAGCAGGGCACGCTCAAGCCGGTGCCGCTCAAGCCCGGTGAGAAGCCACCGCAGTTCGTGGTCTTCTCCTGGGACGGCGCGCTCGAGGGCGACGACCGTCTCTTCTCGCACTACCGGGAGATGGCCAAGGAGTACAACGCCCACATGACCTTCTTCCTCACCGGCATCTACCTGCTGCCCAAGAGCAAGAAGGACCTGTACCACGGCCCGATGCACAACCCCGGTGACGCCGCCATCGACTACCCCACCGACGACCACATCCGCACCACCCTGGAACAGCTCCGCCTCGCCTACGAGCAGGGCAACGACATCGGCACCCACTTCAACGGCCACTTCTGCGGCGCCAAGGGCGGCGGCGACTGGAGCGTCGCGCAGTGGAAGAGCGAGATCGACCAGTTCTACTCCTTCGTGGAGAACTGGAGGACCAACACCGGGTACAAGGACATCCCCGCCCTGCCCTTCGACTTCAAGCAGGAGGTCACCGGCGGCCGGGCGCCCTGCCTGGAGGGCCAGCCCAACCTGCTCAAGGCCATCAAGAGCTACGGCTGGCGCTACGACGCCAGCTCCCCGGGCGACTTCCAGATATGGCCCACCAAGAAGAACGGCGTCTGGGACTTCCCGCTCGAGATGCTGCCCTACGCGGGCAAGGACTTCCAGGGCCTGTCGATGGACTTCAACTTCCTCTACAACCAGTCGGGCGGCAAGACCGACGGCGACCCGGCCAAGTACGACCAGTGGGAACAGCAGACCGTCCAGTCCTACATGGACGGCTTCAACCGGGTCTACTACGGCAGCCGTGCACCGCTGTTCATCGGCAACCACTTCGAGCACTGGAACGGCAGCATCTACATGAAGGCCATCGACAAGGTCATCCCGCAGATATGCACCAAAAAGGGTGTCAGGTGCGTGTCCTTCAAGGAGCTGGCCGACTGGCTCGACGTCCAGAAGCCCTCGACTGTCGCCGCGCTGCGCAGTCTCGACCCGGCTCAGTCCCCGGACTGGTCGACGGTCGTCAAGTGA